A stretch of DNA from Chitinivorax sp. B:
CCAATGCAAATATAAGTATAGGAGTTAACCAATCCCTAATAAATTTTGCACGCAGAGAGGTTTTAAACTCTAAAGCCCTATTGACCTTATTGCTTATCAATAAGATAACCAAACTCACTGGAAAGAAGAAAAATATATATCTGGCAAATTTATCCTGATCAATTTGCCAAATATATGTTCCAAAAATCAACAGAACAATAATAATTGATGCAGTTCGCGTCATACCATCACCATGGAATACACTGCTTCTGCTTGCAGGCCCGTGTACATTTTTCATATGCAAGATCGTTATACTTTTGCAGAGCTTGTGTCGCCGCATACGCTCCCGCTCCTGTCCCCAGCCCAGCAGCATCCCTAGCCTCCTTGGGAGCAAATTTCGTTCCCTGCCCTACCATCCCAGCAGCAGCTCCACCAAAGTAGGACATCCATTTCGCTGCAACTTTAAATCGCTCGCAAGTCTCTTGGCACGAATCTATTATGTTATCGGGCTGATTGTCACAGTATTCAAATCCGGACTCACCAATCTTTCCCTTTATACATTGCCCCTTTAGACCAGTAGGATCTATAAATAATGTTGGATTTCCTCCCACATACCCATATGTATTCAACCCACCGTTCAACCCAATCGGATCACTCTGCGGAAACCGCCCTGTGCTTGGATCATACTGCCGGAACCAATTATGACTCAGCTTGATGCCATTATCCCAATACTGCCCCGGGAAGCGCAGGTTGTACACGAACTGGCTGCCGTTCTTGTCGGCATCCTGATCCGGCAGGGTGTTGCCGAAGGCTTCGCTTTCCCAGCGCCAGGTCAGGCGTTTGTTGAACGCGTCGTAGATGGCGCGTGGGGTGTTGAGGTGGTCGGCGTAGACGTGGTAGATCAGCGGTTTGCTGGGGTCGCTGCTGTTGGGGCGCACCACCGCAATCGGGGTGTCGCCCAGCCAGAGGTGATCCTGGGTCGGGCTTTGCGTGGCCGGGTCGGCGTGTTCCGCCAGCAGGTGGCCGGCTTCGTCGTAGACGAACTGGATCGGTTTGCTGTTGGCGGTCTTGAGTGCCAGTTGCCCTTGGGCGTTGTAGAAGAAGCTGCTGACGCTCTGGCCGTTCTTCAGGGCGAAGCGGGGTGGCCGGCGTTATAAACCACCAAGGCGGTACTGGAGAGCTTGATTTCAAAGCACGCTGCCGACCACTTCAGTCGGCAGGCCGGCGGCAAAAAAAGCAAGCCCGGCTAGGCCGGGCAAGGGGGATGACCTTATCTCAAGTCCGCTAACGGGCCCTGAACCAGCCTGATCGGTTCACCCTGAAGGACCGGGTCTGAACCGACCGCGACCAGCCGTGCAAGGCGGCTGGCGACAGATCAGTTACTCTGGTCCCATTGATTTCAGATGTTCTTTCGCTTGCCAACACCCAAGCTCGGCCGCTCGATTCATCATCTCTTTTGCGCGTAAAGCTGATTCCGCTGTGCTGGGATCGACCTCTAGGAACAAGGCCGAGTAGTAAAGCGCCATAGGCCATTCCGACTTGGCGGCTTCATTTAACCAGTACAGTTCTAACTCAGCGTCAGCGTTTTGCCCACAGTCCCCGTGTGCGTAAATTAGCGATAAGTGAAACTGCGCCTCACCCCAGCCTGCTTTCGCTAGTTCAAGAAATAGCAAGAACGCACGAGCATTATCAATAGCGACACCGTCGCCAAACTGTAATACATAGGCCAGTTTGAGCTGATAGGCGGGAAGGCCGTTGGCAGCCTTCTTTTCAATACTTTGAACGTACTGTCTCTTGTAGCGAACCGCCTGAAGCTCATCTTTCTCCGTGCCATCCCCATCTCGGTAAATTAATGACAAGTAGAGGAAAGCCTCTTCGTAATCATGTTGGGCAAGTGCCAGAAACTGCGGAATTGCGACCTCCATATTGTCGTTTTCATAATTCTGGATTGCCGAATGAAGCAATTCCGCAGGAGTACACGTATCCTGGCGAATGGCGCTATCTATCGGTGTATTATTCACATACTTCATCAAGCTGATTCCCGACGTCAGCACCGCACGTCTCTTCATAGCTATTTGACATGAGAGCGCCAAAGATCATGCCGAAAGTAGTCAAATATCGTGCTTTAATTTTCGGCAGTCGGTCAGGGCGATGATGGAAAACCTCTCTCGCAGCTTTTCTAAGGTATTTCTGCTCGTTTTCACTTAAGCTCTTGCAAACCTTCAGCTCCTTCTTTGTGAAATTTCCTTCAGGATCCAATGGTTGGTTATTCGTAACATCCCATCGCTTGTTAGGATCGTCATTTACATGAACATGGTATGCAGTCCTGCCGTCCACTTGAGTGGTGTGTTCACCATAATTTGTGCCACCTTTAGGCATGGGGTTTCCGTGAAATTCAACGCCATCCTTCTTATAGATGACTTCGAGCCCTAAAGGATCCATTAACGCAACGGGATTTCCAGCCACGTACCCAAACGTATTCAACCCACCCATCAACCCAATCGGATCACTCTGAACATACCGCCCCGTCTCCGGATTATAGGTCCGATACCAGTTATGACTCAGCTTGATGCCGTTATCCCAATACTGCCCCGGGAAGCGCAGATTATAGACAAACTGGCTGCCGTTCTTGTCGGCATCCTGATCCGACAACGCTGTTATGACGTCAAACGGCTCACGCTACGATGGCAGCTCGGCTCACGCCGTTTTAGCCTACGGCTGAAATGTGGCAAACCAGGGCACTTCGCTCCAAATCGTACGATATTTAATTCGGAACATGCTACGGTTGGAGCATGGCTCGCTACAGATTTTAGCAATTGCATTGAAATATTGAGGCGCCGAGTTTTTTCGTCATCTTCGTTATATGGCGTGATCGCTTACCGCAAATGATATCACGGTCGGCCACGCTAGGATTGTGACGGATAACTAATTTCGGGGCAGTGGGCCGGGAAGGGGAGTCCATACCATTAACAAAGCCTAAGCCAATAGAAAATTGGCAATCAAAGTTATTATTACCGATTTTCACATTAAATCCTAAAATCCAAGTCAAAGTCTAAATTGCAGATTGCAATAACCACACTCCAAAATTGCATATCTTCCATTTAATTCAGGATGACTCGGGCAGTTCTCTATTTTTAAAATAACCAACGCTAAATCTATAAAATCACATTGATCCCAATCAAAAAAATCAACAAACAATAACTCAGAATTAGGCGGGATGAATTTTTCATCATAATCCCAATAGCCATACCTAACGCCAATCTCTCTATTTATTAGTGCAGGCGTTGGATTTGAATTTGAGATCTCAACCATAATATTATAGGATTCTGATCCAAATTCAAAATCTATAATATTCCCACCTTCTGGCCTACTTAGAACCATGGAGTAAAATAACTCATTCTTAATTTTCACATAACTATCAACAATACCCCAATCTTTAGTTTCATTGTATCTAGGAAGCATAAAGCAATTCCAAATATGCCTTATACAATCCCTATACTCATTAACTCTAATCTTATTCATGATGAGTTCCTATGTCTTTGTCTCGACAGTGGGTGATGGTTCGTTAAATAATAAGAAGAGGGTGTTGTAATTATTAATCACCCTATTTATATCGACCTCCCTATTCATTTAATAGGGAGGCTCGAATGGTTATGTCATCAATAAAATATATTAAATTTTCCACATAGTGCTACTTCCATTTAATTCCATCTGGACTATCTAGCTTTTGCGGAATGCATTTACAATCCGGATCTTTTTCAACTTGATTGTACACAATTTTGTGCCAATGAAATCCTGTGGGTGAGCCATGACTATTAGCTCCATGATTTGCTTCTCGCCATGGGGCTTGACCAGGAGGACAAGGATTGCAATTCCCATTGCAATCCCTACCAGGCTTAACATGAGGTAGCGTGGGGTGATAATTTCCTCTAGCCTCTACTGGGTCAGGCCGAGCCAAAGGCCCTCCATTTGTACCATTCTGATTGGGCAATACCTGATTCTGCCACCACCAAGTTGCTGCACCAGCAACAGCCATGTCGGCCATCGCAGTCGCTGCCCCCCAACCAAATGCAGCCACAAAAATGAAGCGCCCATCCGGGTCATACTGCGTAGTTGGATTGCCACGGACATACCCATAAGTATTCAACCCACCACCGAGCCCAATCGGATCACTCTGAACATACCGCCCGGTTTCCGGATTATAGGTCCGATACCAGTTATGACTCAGCTTGATGCCGTTATCCCAATACTGCCCCGGGAAGCGCAGGTTGTACACGAACTGGCTGCCGTTCTTGTCCGCATCTTGATCCGGCAGGGTGTTGCCGAAGGCTTCGCTTTCCCAACGCCAGGTCAGGCGTTTGTTGAACGCGTCGTAGATCGCGCGCGGGGTGTTGAGGTGGTCGGCGTAGACGTGGTAGATCAGCGGTTTGCTGGCATCGCTGCTGTTGGGGCGCACCACCGCGATCGGGGTATCGCCCAGCCAGATATGATCCTGGGTCGGGCTTTGCGTGGCGGGGTCGGCATGTTCCGCCAGCAGGTGGCCGGCTTCGTCGTAGACGAACTGGATCGGTTTGCCATAGCTGGTCTTGATCGCCAGTTGCCCTTGCGCGTTGTAGAAGAAGCTGGTGAAGCTCTGGCCGTTCTTCAGGGCGTTGCGCAAACGGCCGGCGTTGTCGTAGCTGAAGGCGATGGCGCCATCGCTGGTCTGGTTGCCGCTGGCGTCCAGGGTATAAGTCTTGGCGTTGCTGCCGCTCTGCTGCAGCAGGCGGTTGCTGGCCGGGTCGATACTGTAGCGGGTGGCGGTGGTGTTGACCTGGCTTTGGGTGCGGTTGCCGTTAGCGTCGTATTGGTATTGCTCGGTGACGGTGCCGCGGGTGGTCTGGTTCAGCCGGTCCAGTGTGTCGTAGTCGTAGCTTTGGTTGAGTTGGCTGGCTTGGTTGTCGATCTGCGCGGTCAGCTGGTTGGCGGCGTTCCAAGTGTAGCTTTTGCTGTACAGGCTGCCGTGTTGCAACAGGTCGAGTT
This window harbors:
- a CDS encoding RHS repeat-associated core domain-containing protein; the protein is MYNLRFPGQYWDNGIKLSHNWFRQYDPSTGRFPQSDPIGLNGGLNTYGYVGGNPTLFIDPTGLKGQCIKGKIGESGFEYCDNQPDNIIDSCQETCERFKVAAKWMSYFGGAAAGMVGQGTKFAPKEARDAAGLGTGAGAYAATQALQKYNDLAYEKCTRACKQKQCIPW
- a CDS encoding tetratricopeptide repeat protein; translated protein: MKYVNNTPIDSAIRQDTCTPAELLHSAIQNYENDNMEVAIPQFLALAQHDYEEAFLYLSLIYRDGDGTEKDELQAVRYKRQYVQSIEKKAANGLPAYQLKLAYVLQFGDGVAIDNARAFLLFLELAKAGWGEAQFHLSLIYAHGDCGQNADAELELYWLNEAAKSEWPMALYYSALFLEVDPSTAESALRAKEMMNRAAELGCWQAKEHLKSMGPE
- a CDS encoding RHS repeat protein, coding for MMKRKSTLSCFRQWPLLLMVTSALASAAVVLDESYEYDTLGRLAKVKNAKAEVVASYTYDAIGNRTSVTDALNRTTQYRYDSFNRLVKLETPDPAKAGGVLVTEFSYDALDNLVTVKDPLGHTTRYNYNGLGELLQQLSPDTGTTLYTYDAAGQLKTKTDARSQTETRSYDALGRVTRLAFGDQTHTFTWDTATNGKGRLASISDPAGTTRYRYDPQGRLSGKTVSFTPIGGVGGDAGQRDVGYSWNAQGQLSQLTYPSGLKVSYSYDRNGRVSSVLLNGQALISNIQYQPFGGIKSWSWAGGNTHNRHTNLDGQLDLLQHGSLYSKSYTWNAANQLTAQIDNQASQLNQSYDYDTLDRLNQTTRGTVTEQYQYDANGNRTQSQVNTTATRYSIDPASNRLLQQSGSNAKTYTLDASGNQTSDGAIAFSYDNAGRLRNALKNGQSFTSFFYNAQGQLAIKTSYGKPIQFVYDEAGHLLAEHADPATQSPTQDHIWLGDTPIAVVRPNSSDASKPLIYHVYADHLNTPRAIYDAFNKRLTWRWESEAFGNTLPDQDADKNGSQFVYNLRFPGQYWDNGIKLSHNWYRTYNPETGRYVQSDPIGLGGGLNTYGYVRGNPTTQYDPDGRFIFVAAFGWGAATAMADMAVAGAATWWWQNQVLPNQNGTNGGPLARPDPVEARGNYHPTLPHVKPGRDCNGNCNPCPPGQAPWREANHGANSHGSPTGFHWHKIVYNQVEKDPDCKCIPQKLDSPDGIKWK